The Juglans microcarpa x Juglans regia isolate MS1-56 chromosome 8D, Jm3101_v1.0, whole genome shotgun sequence genomic sequence taatatgaagtttcggtgtcttcttctattgttcttcgggtatactgttcgtagggtcacaatcccgatatttgaacatgtatacttggagaattatggggaggtgctgccgaaatttctactaacgtagaaattagtagaatgacgagatttgtgcaatatggagaatataatctcgaatggaataggaccaactaccttatcaaaaaagtaatgacaattggagcatgacatgcatgtgaattttcaatgtacgtgttattaatatatagatgtttttagaaatggacaaaaattggatgcgtctggacgatagacttggaaaggattacgtaccctatgcatgtggagtaagaactttcattgattttgcacgggcttctgctgatagtcgtggttacattaagtgtccatgtcgagggtgtaaaaatttgtgtgcgataggattggatgaagtagagcgtcatatatttgtgaacggtatggatctggggtatacgcgatgggtactgcatggtgagccgtatgaagggtcagcagatgtattggtcgatcatcacaattatttgcggcacatggatgatgattatgagcacgatgagatggaggagatgttgggtgacattggagctgggatgtttatggatgaggttaacgacaatgcctcaactggtggattagggactgattgtgataatttcccttcactgtgggaagatgcaaagcgcgagctttacccaggttgtacaaaacattccaaaatgtcgtttattgtgcggttgcttcacattaaatcattgtgtgggatgtcgacgaaagcaataaacatggtattggacttatttaacgaggttcTTCCcaaagggtctgcattgcctaagaacttttatgaagcgaagcagttgagaaagggattaggatttgagtacaagtccatacatgcatgcaagaatgattgtgtattgttatggaaggagaacgaggagaaacaagcatgtcctgtatgtggagagtcgaggtggaaaggtaagaaaaacgtcccggttaaggtgttgcggtattttcccttgaaacctaggttgcaaagactatatatgtgtaagaaaacagctcatgatatgaggtggcacgaggagaaaagagttaagaatgacgggtatatgaggcatccagctgattcacttgcgtggcagtctttcgataatcagtatccagagttcgggttagaagctcggaacgtgcgcctgggactcacaaccgatggattcaacccttttgggaatatgagtacaagttatagcacttggcccgtggtattgattccgtacaatcttctaCCATGGAGGTgtatgaaggcgccaaactttttgttaactttactcatccctggccctagatcacctgggaatgatattgacgtattcatgcagccgttgattgaagagctgaaagagttatgggaaacaggggttagaacttatgatgcatctaagtcgacatcttttcagatgcatgctgcggtaatgtggaccataaatgatttttcggcgtatgggaatctttccggctggagtacgaaagggaagttagcgtgtccgacgtgtaataaagaaactgctagtgagtggctaaaattttctcagaagttgtgtttcatgggtcatcaacgttatttaccagcaaatcatgcatggagaagagaatgtgccaagtttgatggaagagtagaggataggattgcaccaaaagagttgtctggagaagagatagtggaacaattgCAACATGTTAGaacgaacaattttggcaaaggtcggggaaagaacaagagaaaacgagccgtacaagaattgaattggacaaagcgtagtattttttttgacttgccgtattggtcgtcatggtagttgcgacatagtttggatgtaatgcacatagagaagaatatttgtgataatatactgggtacattgatgagtattaacaaaaagacgaaagacacgatcaagacgaggaaagatcttgagagaatgagaattaaacataatctgcatttgcgggtggaaggcaacaaggtggtcatgccgcatgcatgttttacgatgacgagggaggagaggatggatttctgcaaatggttgcaaggtgtgaagttgccagatggttatgcttcaaatattggtagatgcgtgagtcctgatgattggaaaatcaatggattgaaaagtcatgattgtcacgtatttttgcagaagttattacctgtgggaattcgtgggaagcttacatctaatgtacgtgtggccatatctgaactatgtatgtttttcaaggatttgtgcgctcgggtagtaaatcgagatgtgttgtcgaaattggaagaagacattgctactatactatgtaaattcgagcagatctttccaccatcattttttgatgtcatggtccatttagcaatacatttaccgtgagaggtacttctgggtggaccggtgcaattccgttggatgtatccagttgaaagatatttgggtcgattgaagcgcactgttgggaataaagccaaagctgagggttcaatagcagaggcctatatacacgatgaatggttaacattttgctctctatatcttcgtggtgttgagacacgatttaatcgtcaagagcgaaatgctgatcttgctactccgcctcctcgtgagctatcagtgttttcccagaatgtacgacccttgggtgcacaaacaagttacgatttaattgatggagagttgggtaaagttcggtggtatgtgctaaataactgccgagagattgatgattatcttaggtatgtcatttcatttctttgaataattatagttttctttaaattaattagaattgttgtgctcaaaatatacttcttttgcaacatgttataacagtgaccacatggacaaacttaggacggaaggcgtagaaaatatagaggcaagacacgaggaagaatttcccggatggtttgaagaacgtgtatgaactaaaattatatatatgttatattgtgaaatttttaactctggataatgaaataataaatatatactatttcaatttatagattttggaacaacgtgctcgtgatcccggatcaatttcttctgaattgtatgtattggcccgtggtccctcaaatagagcacttcgatatactgcatgcacggttcgaggttatagattccatactttggaccttgaacgtaatagaaagactcaaaattgtggtgtgttagtcgaggggagtcagggaacagatgatattgactattatggtgtcatacgtgatattatcggattgaaatatctgggtgggtctgtaacatatgtctttaaatgtgattggtgggatctaggtggtggtcgggtttcgatacatagggataatcactttacgagtgtcaatactgtatctaaatggtacgaagatgatccatttgtattggcttgtcaagctacccaagtctattacttgattgatccaatgaaaagtgctgatgaagatagtggggagataacttggcgagccgtacaaaaatttgttcctcgaaatatatatgaagcaggaacgggtgcagattacgagaatagtggagatgaagatgacactccgattgttgcggcataccaggaagatggagagggtattaatttgtttgttgacctcggtgcactttagttgctccccttgtgtagagatgatgtcccacccgtacatctcgacccgtctgtattaaatgatcattcaattcaagtcagtgaggaggaagaagaagaagacgagtcagaagatgaagacgaatcagaatccgggcaggaggtggataaagatgatgaagaagaggtgcatgatgatgaagaagatgttattgatggagattctgaagcaagcatggaaaattcatctgaagaataaaagtactaaatattttattcatataggtgactaaaatatcttgaattttcataatttcttctaattaattttttttgatataattaattattttcaagaatgccgccaaaacgacaacgaagaaatgtgcctccgccaagtccaagtcctgaacccattgaggacttcccactcgaggaatccgttcctgaagatgaagctaacacagaagagaacaacagccagtcgacacctaccagtaaggaaatattgtcgttgataattatatatatagttaatattttttcctcaataactatataattataattatagtatatctattatcatgtagttgatgcatctgcacgtcgcagtcgtggctatacacgtggaatctctcttgaaaaaaatagaaggtatggtaaactgaagatcacaattcctgataattccactggaggagtggatgatagtgcagcagcgctttcctcctatattggcacagtagttcgagcttatgctccattttatgtgcgctcatggcgagatgttccgatagagattaaggagcacagtCGAAGTCgagtgctggtgagtttactttttagtacattttttcacctagattaatatattatattttttacctgattcccttattaggatgaattcgacctcgactttggccgtagcgaggatttgagaaccgtgaatgagttgatggctacactattccgacgtcacaaaggacgatgtcatgaccacttcaagaagtttgagacgttggaagaggctgcgcagtctccttttcagcagatgaagttagatgattggagaaagtgttgtgatcttttcgcatctccagattatcaggtattttacatttatatcttttaattatttacattcatattcgttttatatattatatgtatatatattacaattaacatttttaatatattttgtagcacttgagttctacaaatgcacagaatagatccgttctgactgtccaccatcgtgccggttcaaggtcattccaccgtcttgctgaaaaaatggtaattaaaaaattatagaattcatttattttcctgatattatttctgataagtactaatattatctttttaaaattgctaatattctcgctttgttagaaacgtgatgatcctgaaaacttttccctcattcatgtctatgctgctgctcacactaatgagcatagtgagtggatggatcctgtcgctgcagataattatgtaagcagtgttaattttgttaaataaattatttatataatattttaatagtttatttcttatttctatttcttttaatacgttactaattatttacgatcattaccttttaaattgcagagcaaaatgttggagatgcagtcggcttctgaggaatcctctcctagtgacatagacatattcacgcaagtgctcgggccgtagtctagtatggcaagaggtttgggacgatctatcaagcataaatgttcatcctcctcaacctcatcggcttcacaaattaataatcttacggcagatttagaagctgcacggcgtgagaatgagtatatgaggtcgagacaacaagagttagagtctctcttagaacgacagtctcgtttagagacgcgtttgcaggaccaacagagagaccaggaggaaagaataagcaataaagtgcaagagcaagtgcaacgggagatgatggtgcaaatggaacgtgttatgtcgttgcaacagaatccccgtgggcgagggaaaaagaagaaataaattttatcaatatttctgactagttttaatatctaattttgtacttttataagacattgttacttgttaattgggtatgtaatatgatacaattggtattatgtttttaaattttatgaaattagtatttctgatctgtacgttcgaatgtaaaaaaaaatcgttcgaacgttggttcacactgtaacaaacgttcgaacgtaaatacaattgaatcgttcgaacgtactcacgctaaaacgaacaaaccgttcgaacggtaaagcgactaacgttcgaacaaagaacttgcattcggacgctccttcatttacattcgaaataacgtccgaacattaaacgcgctacgtttgaacatttacgtttacgttcgaacaaatattcgaacgtttaatgtaattaacgttcggacgcattaacattcgaacgtaaattttatacgttcgaacacgatatccaacgaacgtcaacttctctcattcgaacgccaatcggtcgtgtataacgtccgaacgtttgattttacgtccgaacgtgattttctgtgacagttcataaccgtcacaaaaaaaggaacgttcgaacgttgtaccgaacggaacacttccaactgtcactaaaaatattttttgtgacggttgaacagtaaaccgtcaccaaatgttttctgtgacgcactttaggtgacggtcatggtgacagtttcaaaccgtcaccaaatatgtttagtgacggtttgccatttttttgtgacagttttttctgtcacaaaacacacattctgttgtagtgataataatgttataaaataaaaatatttttataaaataatattatttttatgaaatattttaaaaaattattttttatttaacacatTATTATGAAATGTATTGTAAAAAACATTGGAGAGAATGTGGAACCTTTTTTGCGTTTGCGGACGAGGTAGAAGCAGCAGCAGTCACCGCAATTGCTGCAGCAGTCATCGCAGCTGCGGCCACCGAATATACCTGTAATAGATCGGACAATAaccacaataataatatattaaggaaaagtaacaaaaatccaaacagaaacaaggcacttatttttatattcatttcctATATTTCATGTTTCTCTAACctgaaaataaatgataaagaagGAAAAGTTATAACCtattatatgaataaatgaTATCATCAGTCTtgttatgatataaaaatagtttcatttcatcttatcattataatttttttaaaatttttacatataatataataaacaattcaattttttcaaacatcaaaacaataataattttaaaaaataatattataataatattttatttaactttcaatttttatctaaaatcatcgcatcttatctcattatccaaacgagacctaagaaTATGCATTTAATTGGGATTTATGCAGCTGTCGATTTAAAAAATACCTGCATTTGAGttgtaataaattttaaattctcattgcaaaaaaattgttcatttattgtgatttattttttattaaaataattatttacagttaaaataaatttattctcttaaaaaataatttttatcgtaaataactCGTTATAAATGTTGATGATTCTTGTAGTAGATCTATAACTTCTctctcaaaattaaattttcatttttatatatacgcGGTCTAATCGACTTTcggatttttctttcattgtgcAAATTAAAGGGCAGCACTGCAATTAATTTTGAGGGCAATTTCGtttgttgtttgttttgattGGTAAAATTAAATACTCTTCTAATTACGGGTCTTGACTGTTGACCACTACCATTTTATCCTCAACCTTATTCTTATGCAAATACAACTATTATAGTGTCATTATTTACAAtgaagagataaatttaataatttaaattatatcttaattaattaatacttttCATCACGtgtgaaaaaataattcttaaaaataatatttttaacattaataattaatgaagctttaagttttctttttatattttaagattttttagttcCATTACATGATAATAGCTTAACTTATAATGGAATATTGACAAACTACATCATTCTTAAAAAGACACAGTGAAACGTTCAATTAAAATGCACAAAAAACCATATATCTGACTTTAAGAGAAACCACATAAGTTaattacttatatatttaaCCATATTTAGTTcataaaaagtttatttaagtTGACACATTAATATCTATCAGATCCAGAAGTGAcatttatgtataaaaaaaattataaaaattgttaatttcaaaTTACGTACGATGAGATTAATGTGCTAATTCATGTCTTATGGTCTGAATGTAAATTAGTACCTTTGCGTTCAAGATCAGAGCTAGAACGTTTAGATTTCCATGGGCGATATGCTATCAGTTTACGCCAGAACGGTACCCTTTTGTTTTCCGTTTCAAGATGATCTGCCTCTTTCAACTCATCTCCTTTGGTGATGTAATTGTCGTCTCTTTGATCACGTCCAGTTGTTTCGTCATAATTGCTGATATAAGTATCATTTTGATTGGTCTGATCCTGAAGCGAATCCTTGGAACCTGCAGACCCATTAATAACTGGTACTGTTCCTTTGCTCTTAAGATTCTCCTCATCTTCAAGATTAAACTCACCATCATTTTGAATGCCACGTTCTTTTTCTGTCATAGAATCACAGGAATCAACACATGCACATTTCAATCAAAATAGCGAAATGCTTTCAGCTACttatcttctttccttttcctttcttcacCCTTTacagaatttaaaatttatatatctaaTCTTTTGAGTCCTTACATATAGGAAATTGAAAGGTTTCAAGATAGCAATaaacagaatatatatatatatacacacacacacacacacacattactTATCAAGTTGTGTAGTGATTTTCTGGATGACATACATATAGATAAGTTCATTCCAATTAATGCTTTAGTCTTCCCTTACCTCCTCCTTTTAACGGGATCTGAGGTCGAGCCACATACGTCTGTAGTAGCTGTGGTGATGGTAGGGCTGTTGACTTGTTGGGAATGCCCATTTCGTCCCGAAGCCGATAACCTTAGATCTGCTGCCTCTGCCTGATCTgcatctcttttcatttttcttctcttgatCTCTTGCAAAAGCTTTGATCAGTTGTCTGTGCCTTTAGGGATAGTGTTAATACCTTCAATAAATTATCTATGGTGGCCTGGAAAGgtggttattttatttgttttatggttttttttctttttaaagagcATGTGCAAATGATTGGAATTTTTAAAGGAATAATGTCTAACTGACTAACCTTTTCAAAACGGGCAACGCTACTCGGTAATCGCTCAGGctttttggccttttttttttttttttttctttttttttttcacatttttttaatatttttaaatatttttaaaaaataattaaaatatatcaatatacttaaaattacttccttaatcattaagtaaaaaaaataaatttgactaGCGATCAACTAGGACGGTACAATTGTGAGGGCATAgtagtgttttctttttaaaatcgCGTTAAATGACTGATTGACTACCTCAAAAGACAAACCCAAGTTGCATGAGATTGAGGTGTCGGAGTGAACAGTTGTTTGTGTCTGTCCAAGTATTATTTTCTCCAAACAGTACTAGCGgtatgtcgagcgaactttggCTCTGACCAACAATCGAGCCAATTTTCAGCAAACATATTTTCAACTCTAAAATCAGTCTTCACATATATTTCAACAATCTCTCATTTAGAGACTGGGTCTTCACATGCCAGCCATTGTTTCCAACTAAACTCTATCATTTCTGCAGCTCACAGCTCCCAActtcaagctagaagacgcACTGAAGTTAAGCCTGACTTCAGACTTCCACGTACTTCGCCCTTAGTCAAGACATCTACTGGGCGACTCACAACTCTCACTACACTAGGAGTATCCGGTCTCGAACCGATCTTAGtaaccttagccaactttctCAACCTTTCATGAGGAACGATAAAGTTGACTCCCTTTAGCTTCCTCACATGTTTCCCGCGATCAAACCTGTATTTTTATACTCTTGTATTTACGTGTACATCACTGGACCTTGATGTCAAGTATAAAGAATTAAATATCTTACCATCCGCTAAGACCAGCGCACCCTTAGTAATCTTCCAAGCTCCTCTAGAGAACGCTACTGTAAAACAGTTGTCATCAAGCTGTCCCGCAGAGATCAAGTTTTTCTTTAGATCTAGAACAtgtctgacttgctgtaaagtccacacgcTCCTGTTTAGCAGTGTGATACACACATTACCCACTCCGACTACATCTAGTGTCTCTCCATCAACAacatacatcttcccaaaattaTCAGCAACATATATAATTCTGCACAATTTTTCTATGTGAGGTGCTATGAAACGAAGATCCTGAATTTAATATCTAATCATCAATCAGATTATGCACTGTAAGAAATAAGATATCATAAATTTATTCTACTACTATATTCACATAATCATCCTTAATACTTTCTtgattcttataatttttcttaatatgatTTGACTTGTCACAGCTCTAACATGTAATCTAGTGTCCAGTTTTCAAAGAATAACTGACTACCCTTTCCAAAACCGTGTTAGGTGACTGACTAACTACCTCAAACGGCGAACCCAAGTTGCATGAGATCAAGGTGCCGGAGTGAACAGTTGTCTGTGTCagtccaaatattatttttttcagaacTCCCGATCTTATATTATACAGCGtacctatttttttatatattttttttaacatttttaaatattttaaaaaagatataatatcactatataaaaaaactcaaaaaaaataaaataaaaaacaaataaaataaacggGATCCGGCGGCAGATCCCTAGCATTACCATGAGTCCGTGACTGCAGGGGACTGAAGAGCAACCTTTAATTAAAAGTAGATGGAGCCCACACGCTTCGAACGTCGCATCTCAAAACTCGGCATCACGTGATCTGCAGTGTAtggatattttataatattaatatatatttttttggataaatttttaaaagagtaataatatatatagcaaattattttgttttttgaaatattaacaGCCCATACTATCCGTGACTGAGAAATTTATACCTTCTATGTCTCAGTTGGTTTCATTTACTTCGCAAGGCTGTCGGCCACTGCCACTATAAACCATGAAGGGCCGTTGAAATGCCTTTAAAGCGGCAGAATAGTATACGGAAAATGAGATggttattattcttttattacttatttattattttttatatttaatttttttaatttttaattttatttaataattaaaaaaatactattaataaaattatatatagttattatttttttcttaataattaaaaatttaaaaaaatacttaaaaaaataaatacactataaataataaatagatagtatCACTGTCACATACCTGCTATATATCTAGATAATTCCCGATCAATTGTTTATTGCTTAGTACTGTTCACACTTGATGCtagatatttttctctctttctctatcattactcaaaattatatctgaatgatataaaaaaaatagattaacggatctcatatatatatatatatatatatagatagatagaaagtatatttgaaaactcatttgttgaaatattagataaaaacagattttaattagatattttaaacaaaaagttgACCTATTCctgtatataaaataataataaaagataacaactttcacaaatatctaaaaaaaataattaaaaaaatcacattcaaaTAAGGTTTCATACTAAACTTTTCACTCTCGACAATTTTCTTTGTCGACAGCATCTTCGTGCGTAGCATCTCCATTGGCAAACCCAAATCTAGCTCCGCTACTTCAAAACCGCGGGGCTCAAGTCGTGGCTAGTTTGGAGGCTATGATCGCTTAGTTAGCCGCCTAATCCCTGGGAACAAAGGTTGAGAGGTCAGATCAGATTCATGCAGATCATCTTATTCTTATGGTCAACGACCTGAATCTAAGGTGAGATATCCTTTATCTCTGGTGCTACTGAAAGGTTTTTAAGGTGAGATATATTGTGTGCTAGCTAGTGAATCTAATATCTATTATCATCTTTGATGTGTCCTAGTGTAAGTTTAGCTTCCTTGTTTGTGATGCCCATGCAGACTTTCACTTCTGTTGAAGATTAGAAATGTCTGTGAGTGGAGATAGTGTTATAATCAACATAGAAGGCTTGGCCTATTCAATTGAAGAAACGATGTTCCATGATTCGCTTTTGCCACCAAAGAGTTGTATCTTCAAGATCCCCAATATACTCTACAGGGAAAATGAAAAAGCATTTATCCCTGATGCGTTTTCTTTCGGCCCTCTTCACCATGATGGCAATCCAAACTTGAAAGCCgttgaaaaaattaaactacAGTACTTGCAATGCCTTATTTCTCGATTACACACTTCAGAGACAGGTAAGAAAAGGGTGATAGATTTGATCAAATCCATCAAGGAAGTAGAGAAAGAGGCTCGTCAATATTATGCCGAATCAATTGAATACACTCCAGAAGAATTTGTCAAAATCTTGTTAATTGATGGTTGCTTCATTATTGAGCTTTTTCGAAAGGATGCTTATGAGGAGCTTAGAGAAAAAGATGACCCTATTTTTACCATGTCTTGCATGCTTCAATTTCTATACCACGACTTGATATTACTAGAAAACCAAGTTCCTTGGATTGTACTCGAGCGGTTGTTCAACATGACCAAACAACAAACACATACCGAGTCTTTACTTCAACTTGCCAttcaattttttgggacaaCTTTCTCAGCCACACCACCAACCAAAATCTTGCCTCTCAAAGACATCAAGCACATAGTCGACCTACTGAGAAAATGGTTGGTTTCATCAACTATAGAGGAAGAAAACAACTCAGAATATTGGGAGGTCATGCCTTCTGCTACGAGCCTCGTGGAGGCTGGAATCAAATTCGTGAAGGGTACATCTGAAAGCATATTGGACATAAAATTCAATGATGGGGTCCTCAAAATTCCTCCATTGCTAATCCAAGAGACTACAGAAACAGCTTTCCGAAATCTGATCGCTTTTGAGCAATGCTACACCGACTGTGAAGCGTGGTTGACTTCCTATGCCATACTCATAGACAACCTCATCAACACTACCAAGGACGTGGACATACTTTGCGAGAGTGAGATTATTCATAGCTGGTCAAATCGAAAGGAAGCGGTTCAGTTCTTCAATAAGCTCTACCACAATACTTATGTCAAAACTTTCTATTACGGAAAGCTTTGCAACAATGTTAATGGATACTGCAACCGCAGGTGGCCTAGATGGCGTGCTGTGCTTGTGCGCAATTATTTCAACACTCCTTGGGCTTTACTTTCGACATTGGCCGCTATCATCCTATTGATCCTCTCTTTCTTACAAACTTTGTATACCATGAAAAGTTAGCAATATTACAATCTAATTATCAGAACTTATTGTGTATTAATCG encodes the following:
- the LOC121242801 gene encoding UPF0481 protein At3g47200-like, translating into MVNDLNLRLEMSVSGDSVIINIEGLAYSIEETMFHDSLLPPKSCIFKIPNILYRENEKAFIPDAFSFGPLHHDGNPNLKAVEKIKLQYLQCLISRLHTSETGKKRVIDLIKSIKEVEKEARQYYAESIEYTPEEFVKILLIDGCFIIELFRKDAYEELREKDDPIFTMSCMLQFLYHDLILLENQVPWIVLERLFNMTKQQTHTESLLQLAIQFFGTTFSATPPTKILPLKDIKHIVDLLRKWLVSSTIEEENNSEYWEVMPSATSLVEAGIKFVKGTSESILDIKFNDGVLKIPPLLIQETTETAFRNLIAFEQCYTDCEAWLTSYAILIDNLINTTKDVDILCESEIIHSWSNRKEAVQFFNKLYHNTYVKTFYYGKLCNNVNGYCNRRWPRWRAVLVRNYFNTPWALLSTLAAIILLILSFLQTLYTMKS
- the LOC121242802 gene encoding uncharacterized protein LOC121242802, whose translation is MGIPNKSTALPSPQLLQTYVARPQIPLKGGEKERGIQNDGEFNLEDEENLKSKGTVPVINGSAGSKDSLQDQTNQSDQRDDNYITKGDELKEADHLETENKRVPFWRKLIAYRPWKSKRSSSDLERKGTNLHSDHKT